CTCCATGGGCGCGGTGGCGGCCATCGGCTCCATGGTGGCGGTGATGGCCGCCCACGGATACGGCAACTTGGCGGGCTGGCTCTGTGGCAGCCTGACCGGGGCCGCGGTGGGGGCGATCAACGGGCTGCTGGTGGCGCGGGTCGGCATCCCTTCCTTCGTGGCCACGGTGGGCATGCTCACGTCGGTGCAGGGCGTGGCCCTGATTCTCTCGGGCGGCGTGCCTGTGGAGTTTCCCCCGCAGGGCTTCCAGTACCTGGGGCAGGGGTTGGTGGGGCCCGTGCCCGTCTCCGCCCTGATGGTCTTCGCCGCCTTCCTGCTCCTGGACGTGCTCTTCCACAAGACCGTCTTCGGCCGGTACCTCTTCGCCGTCGGCGCCAACCGGAGAGCCGCCTACTACAGCGCCGTGCCCACGGGCAGGGTGCGCTTCCTGAGCCTGGTGCTGAGCGGGTTCCTGGCCGGTGTGGCGTCGGTGGTCCTGGCCTCGCGGGTGGTCTCGGGCCAGCCCAACATGGCGCCGGACCTGCCCTTCCAGGCGATTGCCGCGCTGGCCGTGGGGGGCGTGGCCTTGTCGGGCGGCCGGGGCACGCTGGCGCAGGCCATCGTCGGGGTCCTGGTGTTGGGCGTCCTGCAGAACGGGCTGCGCCTGGCCAACGTCTCGACCTACGTCCAGCAGATGGCGACCGGCGTCATCACGGTGGCCGCCCTCGTCTCCCGGGAGCAGCTGACCGTCCCGGTCTGGCTGCGCGTGCTGGCGAGGGAGCGTGAGGCGGCGTGAGGAGCTTCGGGCGAACCGCCTGGCTCGGCCGTTTCTTCCGGTGGAGGGCGGACCTCTTGCTTCTCCTGGCGGTGCTCCTCGCCCTCTTTTCGGGGTTGAGCGGGCAGTTCGCCAGCGGTGCCAACTTCATCAGCATCTTGAACCAGGCGGCCCCGCTGGCCGTGGCGGCCATCGGGCAGACCTTCGTGATCGCGGGCGGTGGTCTCGACATCTCCGTGGGCTCGGTGGCCGCCGCCTGCGCCATCCTGGGCTCGCTGGCCGCGGTCCGCGGCGGCGCCCCGGCGGGCATGCTCGTCTTCCTCGCGGTGGGCGTCCTCCTGGGGAGCGTCAACGGCGCGGTGGTGGCCAGGTTCCGCGTTCAACCGGTGATCGCCACCATCGCCATGATGACCTTCGCGCGCGGACTGGCCTTCGAGGTGAGCGGAGGCCAGCCCGTCTCAGGGCTGCCGGCCCTTTTCACCAGCATCGGCTGGGGCTCTTGGCTCGGGATTCCGCTGATGGTCTGGATCGCCCTCCTCCTGGTGGCCGTGGCGCACGTCGCCCTGACCTCCACCACCTTCGGAACGTATGTGCGCGCCGCGGGCAGCGCGGCTGACGCCCTCCGCCTGGGCGGCGTCCACGCGGACGGCTACCGCTGGCTGAGCTACGTGGTCTCGGGGGGCGCCGTGGCCTTCGCGGCCATTCTCTTCACCGCCCAGGCGGGCTCTGGACAGCCCAACCTGGGCGTGGGGCTGGAGTTGCAGACCATCGCGGCCTCCGTGATCGGGGGGACGTCGCTGGGAGGTGGTCGCGGTTCGGTTCTGGGTGCTGCGGGCGGCGCGCTGGTGATGACCATCCTGGCGGACGGGATGGTCATGGTGGGCGTCACGCCCTACGTTCAGCAGGTGGTCTTGGGCGTGGCCATGATTCTGGCGGTGGTCTGGGACTACGCGCTGCGCAGATGGATGCGGGAAAGGGTCGGTGAGGGGGTTGCCTGATCGGATGAGGTTCCGCGGGAC
The Bacillota bacterium DNA segment above includes these coding regions:
- a CDS encoding ABC transporter permease; the encoded protein is MRPRSEWTVTLQGLLLLAVLMVGFSLLEPRFLSGGNLLAILSQSAPVALAAFGQMAAVGAGEVDLSMGAVAAIGSMVAVMAAHGYGNLAGWLCGSLTGAAVGAINGLLVARVGIPSFVATVGMLTSVQGVALILSGGVPVEFPPQGFQYLGQGLVGPVPVSALMVFAAFLLLDVLFHKTVFGRYLFAVGANRRAAYYSAVPTGRVRFLSLVLSGFLAGVASVVLASRVVSGQPNMAPDLPFQAIAALAVGGVALSGGRGTLAQAIVGVLVLGVLQNGLRLANVSTYVQQMATGVITVAALVSREQLTVPVWLRVLAREREAA
- a CDS encoding ABC transporter permease; its protein translation is MRSFGRTAWLGRFFRWRADLLLLLAVLLALFSGLSGQFASGANFISILNQAAPLAVAAIGQTFVIAGGGLDISVGSVAAACAILGSLAAVRGGAPAGMLVFLAVGVLLGSVNGAVVARFRVQPVIATIAMMTFARGLAFEVSGGQPVSGLPALFTSIGWGSWLGIPLMVWIALLLVAVAHVALTSTTFGTYVRAAGSAADALRLGGVHADGYRWLSYVVSGGAVAFAAILFTAQAGSGQPNLGVGLELQTIAASVIGGTSLGGGRGSVLGAAGGALVMTILADGMVMVGVTPYVQQVVLGVAMILAVVWDYALRRWMRERVGEGVA